In the genome of Deinococcus sp. QL22, one region contains:
- a CDS encoding alpha/beta fold hydrolase has protein sequence MLQPDFLQVQSVRTRHIKRGNGDPVVLLHGIGRSLEDWFDTIPALAERYQVYVPDLIGFGLTDKPDVPYTLPGLARFVQHYLSAAGETRPVTLIGNSLGGAVAQQFAVMYPEQTKNLVLANSAGFGQEVAVALRLLAVPRLGERMMAPNPRNSARVVKSLFHDPQFATAERRAHAQFLAGQPGRALSYLRVARYLGSWRGVHQTWRDTLTRQLAKQQIPTLIVWGEHDRVLPAHHLRAAQTLYPHARTHLFASTGHLPQIEQASAFNALILNFLGEHL, from the coding sequence GTGCTTCAACCTGATTTTCTGCAGGTGCAATCTGTCCGAACCCGCCATATCAAGCGGGGCAACGGTGACCCTGTCGTGCTGTTGCACGGCATCGGGCGCAGTCTTGAAGACTGGTTCGACACGATTCCTGCACTGGCTGAGCGGTACCAGGTGTACGTCCCCGACCTGATTGGCTTCGGCCTGACTGACAAGCCGGATGTGCCCTACACCCTGCCAGGACTGGCCCGGTTCGTCCAGCACTACCTCAGTGCGGCCGGTGAGACGCGCCCGGTGACCCTGATTGGGAACTCCCTGGGCGGCGCGGTCGCGCAGCAATTCGCCGTCATGTATCCAGAACAGACGAAGAACCTCGTGCTGGCCAACAGTGCTGGTTTTGGACAGGAGGTCGCGGTTGCCCTCCGCCTGCTGGCTGTGCCGCGCCTGGGCGAGCGAATGATGGCCCCGAATCCCCGGAACAGCGCCCGGGTGGTCAAGAGCCTCTTTCACGATCCACAGTTCGCGACTGCCGAACGCCGCGCGCACGCCCAGTTCCTCGCCGGGCAACCTGGCCGCGCCCTCTCTTACCTGCGCGTGGCGCGGTACCTGGGCAGCTGGCGAGGCGTCCATCAGACCTGGCGTGACACCCTCACCCGTCAGCTGGCCAAACAACAGATCCCCACCCTGATCGTCTGGGGTGAGCACGACCGGGTGCTGCCGGCCCATCACCTGCGCGCCGCCCAGACGCTGTATCCCCATGCCCGCACCCATCTCTTTGCCTCAACCGGCCACCTGCCACAAATTGAGCAGGCGTCAGCCTTCAATGCTCTTATCCTCAACTTTCTGGGAGAACACCTATGA
- a CDS encoding SDR family oxidoreductase — MIPYTFAGGTAVLTGAASGIGKALAIDLAARGSHLALIDQNQAGLDSVTAMLQRQYPALRVTTHVFDLSETAKIPELADAVLREHRRVTLLINNAGVALGGTFEEISLEDFEWVQAINFRAVVAMCKAFLPALKAELYPHIVNVSSLYGIAAPPGQIAYSASKFAVRGFSEVLRHELAPHHIGVTVVHPGGVRTEIANSARVGRGVTASAQEAEAQRQAMNRLLRLEPANAAQLILRGLECRSPRVVVGTDAKVVDLLVRALPGMYWPVLSRVLSSRRTGPGRG, encoded by the coding sequence ATGATTCCTTACACCTTTGCAGGCGGCACCGCCGTTTTGACTGGAGCGGCCAGCGGGATCGGCAAGGCGCTCGCGATTGACCTTGCCGCACGTGGCAGTCACCTGGCCCTCATCGACCAGAATCAGGCGGGACTGGACAGCGTCACCGCCATGTTACAGCGCCAATATCCAGCGCTTCGGGTCACCACCCATGTATTCGATCTGAGCGAGACAGCGAAAATCCCAGAACTCGCTGACGCCGTGCTGCGCGAACACCGGCGCGTGACCCTTCTGATCAATAACGCGGGTGTAGCTCTGGGCGGCACGTTCGAGGAAATCAGCTTGGAAGACTTCGAATGGGTGCAGGCCATTAATTTCCGCGCGGTCGTCGCGATGTGCAAAGCGTTCCTGCCCGCACTGAAGGCGGAGCTGTATCCGCACATCGTGAATGTCTCCAGCCTGTACGGCATTGCCGCTCCTCCTGGACAGATTGCCTACAGCGCCAGCAAGTTCGCTGTGCGCGGCTTCTCAGAGGTTCTCCGCCACGAACTGGCGCCGCACCACATTGGCGTCACGGTCGTGCATCCAGGAGGTGTCCGCACCGAGATCGCCAACAGCGCTCGGGTGGGCAGAGGCGTCACAGCGAGCGCTCAGGAAGCCGAAGCTCAGCGTCAGGCCATGAACCGCCTGTTGCGCCTTGAACCAGCGAACGCGGCGCAGCTGATCCTGCGGGGGCTTGAATGCCGGTCTCCCCGGGTGGTGGTGGGCACCGACGCCAAAGTGGTTGACCTGCTCGTGCGCGCCCTGCCCGGCATGTACTGGCCGGTGCTGAGCCGGGTGCTGTCCTCGCGCCGAACAGGACCGGGCCGTGGGTAA
- a CDS encoding NAD(P)/FAD-dependent oxidoreductase translates to MWLRATRRRPGQVSFPHAPSDGPCPLDVLIIGAGLSGIGAARHLLAKAPDKQFELLEARDAIGGTWDLFRYPGIRSDSDVYTLGYSFKPWTGHKSIADGPDIRDYIQEAADEAGITPRIRFGHRVKGAAWSSSEQLWTVTAEHRDAQGHLQRVTRQAKFLFLCSGYYSYDEGHRPEFSNETAFQGQIVHPQFWPEDLDYAGKRVVVIGSGATAVTLVPALAERAAHVTMLQRSPSDVAVRPLVDQTALKLQRWLPAQTSHGLVRWKNILLSLLYYQVARRYPKRFRQRLHQSAQEYLGHHFDAAMFTPTYNPWDQRVCAVPDGDLFVAIRDGRASIVTDTIKRFTSVGIELSSGKALDADLVVTATGLKLNVLGNILFTVDERPIDVPRTLVYKGMMLSGVPNFAYAFGYTNSSWTLKAELTADYVCRLLNHMDGHGLTSVVPQADPSVEEQPMLNFSSGYVTRSAHALPKQGSKRPWQVYQNYLLDKYTMQLSPLNDATLKFTGPRQV, encoded by the coding sequence ATGTGGCTCCGAGCCACACGACGTCGACCAGGACAGGTCTCGTTCCCACATGCGCCGTCAGACGGCCCCTGTCCACTCGACGTACTGATTATCGGGGCAGGCCTATCCGGCATTGGCGCGGCGCGGCACCTGCTGGCCAAAGCGCCAGATAAACAATTCGAACTGTTGGAGGCCAGAGACGCCATCGGGGGCACGTGGGATCTGTTCCGGTACCCTGGGATTCGCTCGGATTCCGACGTGTACACCCTGGGTTACAGCTTCAAGCCCTGGACCGGACACAAGTCCATCGCGGACGGCCCGGACATTCGGGATTACATTCAGGAGGCGGCCGACGAGGCCGGCATCACGCCGCGTATCCGTTTCGGACACCGAGTGAAGGGCGCCGCGTGGTCGTCCTCGGAGCAGCTCTGGACGGTCACCGCCGAGCACCGGGACGCCCAGGGTCACCTCCAGCGGGTGACCCGCCAGGCGAAGTTCCTGTTCCTATGCAGTGGCTATTACAGCTATGACGAGGGGCACCGCCCCGAATTTTCGAACGAGACCGCGTTTCAGGGGCAGATTGTCCACCCTCAGTTCTGGCCAGAAGATCTGGATTACGCGGGCAAACGGGTGGTGGTGATCGGCAGCGGGGCCACGGCGGTGACGCTCGTTCCGGCACTCGCGGAGCGGGCCGCGCACGTCACCATGCTGCAACGCTCGCCGTCCGACGTGGCCGTCCGACCACTGGTAGACCAGACCGCACTCAAGCTTCAGCGGTGGCTCCCAGCACAAACGTCGCACGGGCTGGTGCGCTGGAAGAATATTCTCCTCAGCCTGCTGTACTACCAGGTGGCGAGGCGGTACCCCAAAAGGTTCCGGCAGCGCCTGCACCAATCCGCACAGGAATACCTTGGGCATCACTTTGACGCGGCCATGTTCACGCCTACCTACAACCCTTGGGATCAGCGGGTGTGCGCCGTTCCTGATGGTGACCTGTTCGTGGCGATTCGGGACGGCAGGGCGTCGATCGTGACCGACACGATCAAGCGCTTTACCTCGGTCGGCATCGAATTGTCCTCGGGCAAGGCTCTGGACGCTGACCTCGTCGTCACGGCGACTGGGCTCAAGCTGAACGTACTGGGAAACATTCTGTTCACCGTGGACGAACGACCCATCGATGTCCCCCGAACCCTGGTCTACAAAGGAATGATGCTCAGCGGCGTCCCAAATTTTGCGTATGCCTTCGGTTACACCAACTCATCGTGGACTCTGAAAGCAGAACTCACCGCAGATTACGTGTGCCGCCTGCTCAATCACATGGACGGGCACGGTCTCACAAGTGTTGTGCCGCAGGCGGATCCATCTGTGGAAGAGCAGCCTATGCTGAATTTCAGTTCCGGGTATGTCACCCGGAGTGCACACGCTCTTCCCAAGCAGGGGTCAAAGAGGCCCTGGCAGGTCTATCAGAACTACCTGCTGGACAAATACACCATGCAGCTCTCTCCCCTCAATGACGCCACCCTGAAATTCACGGGCCCCCGCCAGGTTTAG
- a CDS encoding transposase, with protein sequence MTFQPQAQQEALHAARDAMVDAQARRRYQRRAGIEGTLSQGVRAFGLRRCRYRGVQKTSLQHVLIALATNGVRLCAWLDGDRPVRTRRSRFAQLRAA encoded by the coding sequence TTGACGTTTCAGCCCCAAGCCCAGCAGGAAGCGCTGCATGCAGCGCGAGACGCCATGGTTGATGCACAAGCGCGGCGCCGCTACCAGCGGCGCGCGGGCATTGAGGGCACCCTTTCACAGGGGGTTCGAGCCTTCGGACTGAGAAGGTGTCGCTATCGGGGAGTGCAAAAAACGTCTCTCCAGCATGTGTTGATTGCCCTAGCCACCAATGGAGTTCGGCTCTGTGCCTGGCTGGACGGGGATCGGCCCGTCAGAACCAGGCGCTCGCGCTTCGCTCAATTGCGTGCCGCCTGA
- a CDS encoding alpha/beta hydrolase — translation MSHLSPALILTSEYDLLRNDGEGEAEY, via the coding sequence GTGTCTCACCTGTCGCCAGCCCTGATCCTGACGTCCGAGTATGACCTGCTCCGGAATGATGGGGAAGGGGAGGCGGAGTATTGA
- a CDS encoding LLM class flavin-dependent oxidoreductase encodes MTFAVPLSLLDLTRVHKDEPAAEGIARSVRLARTADRLGYHRLWFAEHHNAPTIASGATSLMIQHVAAQTEHLRVGAGGVMLPNHSPLVIAEQFGMLETLYPGRIDLGLGRAPGTDGATMRALRRDGREADHFPNDVLELHGYLSGDSRISGVNAYPGAGTHVPLYILGSSLFGAQLAAQFGLPYAFASHFAPAALNEAARMYRETFDARGPLAGPDAKPHLIAAVNVIAADDTSTARDQRRRAEDGWLQTFLGRGQALSPEDLMAVRGHPQAQQILGMLDRTIVGTQSDVVSGLKALVREVQADELILVNLAVAEEHQHRTLELLAPGAAS; translated from the coding sequence ATGACTTTTGCTGTTCCCCTGTCCCTGCTTGACCTCACCCGAGTCCATAAAGATGAACCTGCCGCTGAAGGCATCGCCCGGAGTGTGCGGCTGGCCCGCACCGCCGACCGGCTCGGCTATCACCGCCTGTGGTTTGCCGAGCACCACAACGCGCCCACCATCGCGTCGGGGGCGACCTCTCTAATGATTCAGCACGTGGCCGCGCAGACCGAGCATCTGCGGGTGGGCGCGGGTGGCGTCATGCTGCCCAATCACTCGCCGCTGGTGATCGCGGAGCAATTCGGCATGCTGGAAACGCTCTATCCAGGCCGCATTGACCTGGGCCTGGGCCGCGCCCCCGGAACGGACGGGGCGACCATGCGTGCACTGCGGCGCGACGGACGCGAAGCAGACCATTTTCCCAACGACGTCCTCGAGCTGCACGGTTACCTCAGTGGGGATTCGCGCATCTCTGGCGTGAACGCCTACCCGGGTGCGGGAACCCATGTGCCGCTGTACATCCTTGGATCATCACTGTTCGGTGCACAATTGGCCGCCCAGTTCGGCCTGCCCTATGCTTTCGCTTCTCACTTTGCTCCCGCAGCGCTGAATGAAGCGGCCCGGATGTACCGGGAGACCTTCGACGCCCGCGGCCCACTCGCAGGCCCGGATGCGAAACCGCACTTGATAGCGGCTGTCAACGTGATTGCTGCGGACGACACCAGTACGGCCCGTGACCAGCGGAGGCGGGCTGAAGATGGCTGGCTCCAGACTTTTCTGGGCCGTGGACAAGCACTGAGTCCAGAGGACCTCATGGCGGTGCGAGGGCACCCCCAGGCGCAGCAGATTCTGGGAATGCTTGACCGCACCATTGTCGGCACGCAGTCAGACGTGGTGAGTGGCCTTAAAGCGTTGGTTAGGGAAGTGCAGGCCGATGAGCTGATCTTGGTCAACCTGGCCGTTGCCGAAGAACACCAGCACCGCACGCTGGAACTGCTGGCCCCTGGAGCAGCTTCCTGA
- a CDS encoding MDR family MFS transporter translates to MITQPLSAPVAAVQDARNRAIILVLLIAAFVVVLNETIMNVALPTLIDEFQVTAGVAQWLTTAFMLTMAVVIPITGFLMQRLSSRAVFFVAMGTFTVGTLLAAVAPTFGLLLLARVVQAVGTAIMIPLLFTTVMTLIPAERRGAVMGSISIVIAVAPALGPTVSGLILQSMSWRFMFVFVLPFSIAALIYGARTLVNFSEPRRLSLDLVSLPLSAVGFGGLVYALSRLGESPAGLSDPLVSISLALSVLSLLLFVWRQQVLQRQDMPLLDLRALRYPMFTLGVVLIMLLAIVFFGGAILLPLYLQEVRGLSTLQTGFLVLPGGVLMGVLAPTIGRLYDRHGPAVLATPGAILLTLSLWSFSRITAETGTPVLLALHLVMSVGLALTFTPLFTAATSPLPARLYSHGSAIMNTFQQVAGAAGTALLITVMTGQITRALAEGVALPLARAEGVRAAFGMATSTALVLTLLVAFMRRAPSPDGADADAARVHAGH, encoded by the coding sequence ATGATTACCCAACCCCTTTCTGCACCTGTAGCCGCAGTCCAAGACGCCCGCAACCGTGCCATCATCTTGGTTCTCCTGATCGCTGCGTTCGTCGTCGTGCTGAACGAAACCATCATGAACGTGGCCCTGCCGACCCTGATCGACGAATTTCAGGTCACGGCGGGCGTCGCGCAATGGTTGACTACGGCGTTCATGCTGACCATGGCCGTGGTCATTCCCATCACTGGCTTTCTGATGCAGCGGCTGTCATCACGTGCCGTGTTTTTTGTAGCCATGGGGACCTTCACTGTCGGGACGCTGCTGGCGGCCGTCGCCCCTACCTTTGGGCTGCTCCTGTTGGCGCGGGTGGTGCAGGCGGTTGGCACAGCCATCATGATCCCGCTCTTGTTCACCACGGTCATGACCTTGATTCCTGCTGAGCGGCGCGGCGCCGTGATGGGTAGCATCAGTATCGTCATCGCCGTCGCCCCCGCCCTGGGGCCGACCGTCAGCGGACTGATTCTCCAATCCATGTCCTGGCGCTTCATGTTCGTGTTCGTCCTGCCGTTCTCGATTGCCGCCCTGATCTACGGCGCGCGGACGCTCGTGAACTTCAGCGAGCCGCGGCGCCTGTCTCTGGATCTGGTGTCGTTGCCCCTGTCAGCGGTGGGCTTCGGCGGTCTGGTGTACGCGCTGAGTCGCCTGGGTGAATCACCGGCGGGCCTCAGTGACCCGTTGGTCAGCATTTCGCTGGCTCTCAGTGTGCTGAGTCTCCTCCTGTTCGTCTGGCGGCAGCAGGTGCTCCAACGCCAGGACATGCCGCTGCTGGATCTTCGCGCACTGCGTTACCCCATGTTCACGTTGGGCGTCGTGCTGATCATGCTGCTGGCTATAGTCTTCTTTGGCGGCGCCATCCTGCTGCCTCTGTACCTCCAAGAAGTTCGCGGCCTGAGCACCCTGCAGACCGGGTTCCTCGTCCTGCCTGGCGGAGTCTTGATGGGCGTGCTTGCGCCAACGATCGGGCGGCTGTACGACCGTCACGGCCCGGCGGTGCTGGCGACTCCAGGGGCGATTCTCCTGACCCTGTCGCTCTGGAGCTTCAGCCGGATCACGGCCGAGACCGGTACACCGGTGCTGTTGGCCCTGCACCTTGTGATGAGCGTCGGGCTGGCCTTGACCTTTACCCCACTGTTCACGGCCGCGACCAGTCCGCTTCCTGCTCGCCTGTACTCCCACGGCAGCGCCATTATGAACACGTTTCAGCAGGTGGCCGGCGCAGCCGGGACTGCGCTGTTAATCACGGTGATGACCGGGCAAATCACGCGTGCGCTGGCCGAAGGGGTCGCGTTGCCGCTGGCCCGCGCAGAAGGGGTGCGAGCGGCCTTTGGGATGGCCACAAGCACGGCCCTGGTGCTGACCTTGCTGGTAGCGTTTATGCGCCGCGCCCCCTCGCCTGATGGAGCCGATGCCGATGCAGCACGTGTTCACGCCGGGCACTAA
- a CDS encoding transposase family protein: protein MLICTVTQRILGTATSAGAVHDLKLFRQSGVRLPHDTALIGDAGYQGLWRSHGHAITTHKATQASPLSAEQRQENRVLAHTRQGVEHVIRRMKVFRVLKEVYRHRRRRFALRVQLIAALCNLTRACQS, encoded by the coding sequence GTGCTGATCTGCACCGTGACTCAGCGCATCTTGGGCACCGCCACGAGTGCTGGGGCGGTGCATGACCTGAAGCTATTCCGTCAGTCTGGCGTGCGGTTGCCCCACGATACGGCTCTGATCGGGGACGCGGGGTACCAAGGACTTTGGCGGAGCCATGGGCATGCCATTACCACGCACAAGGCGACGCAAGCGTCGCCCCTCTCTGCCGAACAGCGTCAAGAGAATCGGGTGCTGGCACACACCCGACAAGGCGTAGAGCACGTGATCCGCCGCATGAAGGTCTTTCGCGTGCTGAAGGAGGTGTATCGCCATCGGCGTCGTCGCTTCGCCCTCCGGGTTCAACTCATTGCCGCGCTCTGCAACCTCACTCGAGCTTGCCAGTCATGA
- a CDS encoding transposase family protein has protein sequence MERDRLTRTLKMNRKQFRRRTGVYPETFAEMEEVLTLREGRKKKSGRPAALSVAEQLLMTLEFWREYRTFAHLGDDWGVHETTVHRTVERVEAALIASAQFQMPRKRVFQEAQLVYSIARVDASEVPCERPKKSSAAGTAARKNAIP, from the coding sequence GTGGAGCGAGACCGTCTGACACGCACGCTGAAGATGAACCGCAAGCAGTTTCGTCGACGTACTGGGGTGTACCCGGAAACCTTTGCCGAAATGGAAGAGGTGCTGACCCTCCGCGAAGGACGCAAGAAGAAATCTGGCCGCCCAGCCGCACTCAGCGTGGCCGAACAACTGCTCATGACGCTGGAATTCTGGCGTGAGTACCGTACTTTTGCACATTTGGGTGACGACTGGGGCGTGCATGAAACCACTGTGCACCGCACGGTGGAACGCGTGGAAGCGGCCTTGATTGCCAGTGCACAGTTCCAGATGCCCAGAAAACGCGTGTTTCAAGAAGCGCAGCTCGTCTATAGCATCGCCCGCGTCGATGCTTCTGAAGTGCCGTGTGAACGGCCCAAAAAAAGCAGCGCCGCTGGTACAGCGGCAAGAAAAAACGCCATACCCTGA
- a CDS encoding Gfo/Idh/MocA family protein → MTFRWGILGAARIARAFIPAIRAAGGEVTMLGAREPQSARVQTFASDWEIPTTGGYQDVIDADLDAVYIALPNALHLPWSTASLQAGKHVLTEKPLTLNAQEARELADVAGASGRILLEGFAYRFTPQHRALLDAVRGGDLGEVRAYRGAFGFTVRNAGDIRLQPGLGGGALYDIGCYPVNEARMLLGEPLSVTAQARWTPDGVDVSMSAVLDYSHVGSGALASIDCGFDWLSGGRIGRSQVLGTGGVMELDRAFFSDEPEFILTRDGKRQTIDPGNGYALMAAHFQRVVRGEETALYPPEDAVQQARVLDALLQSAREGRRVEL, encoded by the coding sequence ATGACCTTTCGCTGGGGCATTCTTGGCGCGGCCCGCATCGCTCGGGCCTTCATTCCAGCCATTCGGGCCGCTGGAGGTGAGGTAACGATGCTCGGCGCACGGGAGCCACAGTCCGCCCGCGTGCAAACCTTTGCCAGTGACTGGGAGATCCCCACCACTGGCGGTTACCAAGACGTCATCGATGCCGATCTAGACGCGGTTTACATCGCGCTGCCCAACGCCCTGCACCTGCCCTGGAGTACCGCCAGCCTTCAGGCAGGGAAGCATGTGCTGACCGAGAAACCGCTGACCCTGAATGCCCAGGAGGCGCGCGAGCTGGCCGATGTGGCTGGGGCCAGCGGGCGGATCTTGCTGGAAGGCTTCGCCTATCGCTTCACGCCGCAGCACCGCGCCCTGCTGGACGCGGTTCGTGGCGGTGACCTCGGCGAGGTCCGGGCCTACCGCGGGGCCTTCGGCTTCACCGTGCGGAATGCCGGGGATATTCGCCTGCAACCTGGGCTGGGGGGCGGCGCGCTCTACGACATCGGCTGTTATCCAGTCAACGAGGCCCGGATGCTGCTGGGTGAACCCTTAAGCGTCACCGCCCAGGCGCGCTGGACGCCAGACGGTGTGGACGTATCGATGTCCGCCGTACTGGATTACAGCCATGTCGGCAGTGGGGCGCTGGCCAGTATCGATTGCGGCTTTGACTGGCTGTCCGGAGGCCGGATTGGCCGCTCGCAGGTGCTGGGGACGGGCGGAGTAATGGAACTGGATCGGGCGTTCTTCAGCGATGAGCCTGAGTTCATCCTGACCCGCGACGGTAAGAGGCAGACCATAGACCCCGGCAACGGCTACGCGCTGATGGCCGCCCATTTTCAGCGGGTGGTGCGGGGTGAGGAAACGGCACTGTATCCGCCTGAAGACGCGGTGCAGCAGGCCAGGGTGCTGGATGCTCTTTTGCAATCAGCGCGGGAGGGCCGACGGGTAGAATTGTAA
- a CDS encoding prepilin-type N-terminal cleavage/methylation domain-containing protein produces the protein MTSQRFSRPTTQTQGFTLIELLIVIAIIAVLAAILIPTFAGAQKKPFDVAAAQCGRAIVTAQVVFKAEGSGYVAPVASMGEDVREACTAQNVQVSPDSSPANNPGAGVGNNINAGSDNFAFQVFHPSGTGFLMYNKNDGTNVSGTRLNRVFKW, from the coding sequence ATGACATCCCAGCGTTTTTCCAGACCAACCACCCAGACTCAAGGTTTCACCTTAATTGAATTACTTATAGTGATTGCGATTATTGCCGTGCTCGCGGCCATCCTCATCCCCACCTTCGCGGGCGCACAGAAAAAGCCCTTTGATGTGGCCGCCGCGCAATGTGGCCGGGCCATTGTTACCGCCCAAGTGGTGTTCAAAGCCGAAGGCAGCGGGTACGTGGCCCCGGTCGCGAGCATGGGCGAAGACGTGCGGGAAGCCTGCACGGCACAGAATGTCCAAGTAAGCCCGGACAGCTCCCCGGCCAATAATCCAGGAGCCGGCGTCGGGAACAACATCAATGCCGGCAGTGACAATTTTGCCTTTCAGGTGTTTCACCCCAGTGGCACCGGGTTCTTGATGTACAACAAGAATGATGGAACCAACGTCTCCGGCACGCGGCTGAATCGCGTCTTCAAGTGGTAA
- a CDS encoding prepilin-type N-terminal cleavage/methylation domain-containing protein, whose product MNHTARSTHHTHGFTLIELLIVIAIIAVLAAILIPTFSGAQKKPRDTAAIQCARAILTEAGPYRLQTGNSPTNVSQLGEDVTEVCAAQGVQVRQYAGGTPGAATAGDGSITALGNSVAYWVWHPGGTASYYTSPLNGIKLSKNPY is encoded by the coding sequence ATGAACCATACTGCCCGTTCCACCCATCACACGCACGGCTTCACGTTGATTGAATTATTAATCGTGATTGCCATTATTGCCGTGCTCGCCGCCATTCTCATCCCCACGTTCTCCGGCGCACAGAAAAAACCTCGGGATACCGCCGCCATTCAGTGCGCCCGCGCCATCCTCACCGAGGCCGGGCCTTATCGACTGCAAACAGGCAACTCTCCCACCAACGTGAGCCAGTTGGGCGAGGACGTCACGGAAGTCTGTGCCGCTCAGGGCGTGCAAGTGCGCCAGTACGCCGGAGGGACTCCGGGAGCGGCCACAGCGGGAGACGGCAGCATTACTGCGCTCGGGAACAGCGTGGCGTACTGGGTCTGGCATCCCGGAGGCACGGCCTCGTATTACACCAGCCCGCTCAATGGCATTAAGCTCAGCAAAAACCCGTACTAA